One region of Chitinophaga varians genomic DNA includes:
- a CDS encoding TlpA disulfide reductase family protein codes for MKKVFLVCAAMAGMTHLYAQKTGVTIKGKIPPVFNNEYVYLMKGSTPLDSAKVEKSAFSLSYPLKDTLQAMLRVSKKEDSKIYRGVKVLYLAPGDKVTLTVKDTTGGGNLLAKSLVKGALINAQEEQLQEQLKDVRRQIDSARKEYMQLMQSPEGKTDTAGMMARGRRMDVLFDKQEEMVNAFIDAHPDYYISLANFRENLGSPVKDVAAAEKRFAKFSPALRQSSLGLSVQNLLKASAKLGINQPAPDFASTTPDGKTLKLSDLKGKYVLLDFWASWCGPCRAENPNVVKAFQQYKDKNFTVLGVSLDREGQHDKWTEAIEKDGLAWHHVSDLKWWKADAAALYMIRSIPQNFLIDPNGKIIATNLRGEALQQELAKLLQ; via the coding sequence GCTCAAAAGACAGGAGTAACGATCAAAGGTAAAATACCGCCTGTTTTCAACAATGAGTATGTCTATCTGATGAAAGGCTCTACACCGCTGGATTCCGCTAAAGTGGAAAAAAGCGCCTTCTCGTTATCCTACCCGTTGAAAGACACTCTTCAGGCAATGTTACGTGTCTCCAAAAAAGAAGACAGCAAGATCTACCGTGGGGTGAAGGTGCTGTATCTGGCACCTGGCGACAAAGTTACCCTGACTGTGAAAGATACTACAGGCGGCGGCAACCTGTTGGCGAAAAGTCTCGTTAAAGGAGCACTGATCAATGCACAGGAAGAACAGTTGCAGGAACAATTGAAAGACGTAAGACGGCAAATCGATTCCGCCCGCAAGGAATACATGCAGCTGATGCAGTCGCCTGAAGGCAAAACAGATACAGCCGGCATGATGGCTCGTGGCAGGCGTATGGACGTACTGTTTGATAAGCAGGAAGAAATGGTGAATGCCTTTATCGACGCACATCCGGACTATTATATCAGTCTGGCCAACTTCAGGGAAAACCTCGGCAGCCCTGTAAAAGATGTGGCTGCTGCGGAAAAACGTTTTGCGAAATTCAGCCCTGCATTGCGTCAATCGTCTTTAGGGCTGTCAGTTCAGAACTTGCTGAAAGCCTCAGCTAAACTGGGTATTAATCAACCAGCGCCTGATTTTGCGTCCACTACGCCGGATGGTAAAACGCTGAAACTGTCTGACCTGAAAGGCAAATATGTGCTGCTCGATTTCTGGGCCAGCTGGTGCGGCCCTTGCCGTGCGGAAAATCCTAATGTGGTAAAAGCTTTCCAGCAGTATAAAGACAAAAACTTTACGGTGCTGGGCGTATCCCTTGACCGTGAAGGACAGCATGATAAATGGACAGAAGCGATTGAAAAGGACGGTCTTGCATGGCATCATGTAAGTGACCTGAAATGGTGGAAAGCAGATGCTGCGGCATTGTATATGATCCGTTCCATCCCACAGAATTTCCTGATAGACCCTAACGGAAAGATCATTGCTACCAACCTGCGTGGCGAAGCGCTGCAGCAGGAGCTGGCCAAATTGTTACAATAA
- a CDS encoding acetyl-CoA C-acetyltransferase: protein MRKVAVIGGKRIPFVKSFREYNRVSNQEMLTACLHSLVSTYQLEGVRVGDVALGALLNRSTEWNFARECVLGTALDPHTPAYNVQRACGTSLDAAIQLGLRIAAGQIETGIAGGSDTNSDLPLMLQQQLSWKLTALRAAKTLGERLRILSSVRFRELSPLYPSIVEPRTGLSMGQHTEKMVQEWGISRQDQDALAYTSHMNATRAYIAGFFEGLVIPFKNVSRDTIVRSDTTPEKLATLKPAFDHTGKGTLTAGNSTIYTDGAAALLLASEEYAQRRQWPVQAYLTDGETAAVDYVHGEGLLMAPTYAVARLLKRNNLRLQDFDVYEIHEAFCGQVLCTLKAWEDAAYCKKLGLDAPLGRIDRSKLNTKGGSVAIGHPFAATGARIVAQTAKILQERGEGRALVSICTAGGMGVTAILER, encoded by the coding sequence ATGAGAAAAGTGGCTGTTATCGGCGGGAAACGTATCCCTTTCGTTAAATCCTTCCGGGAATATAACCGGGTTTCCAACCAGGAAATGCTGACGGCCTGTCTGCACTCCCTTGTCAGCACCTATCAGCTGGAAGGCGTCCGCGTCGGTGATGTGGCGCTGGGCGCGCTGCTGAACCGTTCCACCGAATGGAACTTTGCCCGTGAATGTGTGCTGGGCACCGCCCTCGATCCACACACGCCGGCCTACAACGTGCAACGCGCCTGTGGCACCAGCCTTGATGCCGCTATCCAGCTGGGCCTGCGCATCGCAGCCGGACAGATAGAAACCGGCATCGCCGGCGGCAGCGACACCAACAGCGATCTGCCACTGATGCTGCAACAACAACTGTCCTGGAAACTCACCGCGCTCAGAGCCGCTAAAACACTGGGCGAAAGGCTACGGATACTCAGCTCTGTCCGTTTCCGCGAACTGTCACCGCTCTACCCTTCCATTGTGGAACCGCGCACCGGCCTCTCTATGGGACAACATACCGAAAAGATGGTACAGGAATGGGGCATCAGCCGGCAGGACCAGGACGCACTGGCCTATACCAGCCATATGAACGCTACCCGTGCCTATATCGCCGGTTTCTTTGAAGGCCTGGTCATCCCCTTTAAAAATGTCAGCCGTGATACCATTGTCCGCTCCGATACCACGCCCGAAAAACTGGCTACGCTGAAACCAGCCTTTGACCATACCGGCAAAGGCACGCTCACCGCGGGCAACAGCACCATTTATACCGACGGCGCCGCCGCCTTGCTGCTGGCGTCCGAAGAATATGCACAGCGCAGACAATGGCCGGTGCAGGCCTACCTCACAGACGGAGAGACCGCCGCGGTAGACTATGTACATGGCGAAGGACTGCTGATGGCGCCTACGTATGCCGTAGCAAGGTTGCTGAAACGCAACAATCTGCGCTTACAGGATTTTGATGTGTATGAAATTCATGAAGCATTCTGCGGACAGGTACTCTGTACCCTCAAGGCCTGGGAAGACGCCGCCTACTGTAAGAAACTGGGACTGGACGCACCGTTGGGAAGGATAGACCGCAGTAAACTGAACACCAAAGGGGGCAGTGTCGCCATCGGTCATCCGTTTGCTGCCACCGGGGCAAGGATTGTGGCACAAACGGCCAAAATACTCCAGGAACGCGGCGAAGGCAGGGCACTAGTGTCTATCTGTACCGCCGGTGGCATGGGCGTTACCGCGATCCTGGAGCGATAA